From Agromyces sp. SYSU T00194, a single genomic window includes:
- a CDS encoding type II toxin-antitoxin system VapB family antitoxin: protein MALSIKSAEAEQLARRLAAATGESITGAITTALRERLERTEATDDSRSAQRVERLAAIGADAAGRWSDDLRTADHGDLLYDDRGLPR from the coding sequence ATGGCGTTGAGCATCAAGAGCGCGGAGGCCGAGCAGCTCGCTCGGCGGCTCGCGGCTGCGACCGGCGAGAGCATCACCGGAGCGATCACGACCGCGCTGCGCGAGCGGCTCGAGCGCACCGAGGCGACCGACGACTCCCGCTCCGCGCAGCGTGTCGAGCGGCTCGCCGCCATCGGAGCCGATGCCGCCGGCCGCTGGAGCGACGACCTGCGTACCGCGGACCACGGCGACCTGCTCTACGACGACCGCGGACTCCCCCGGTGA
- a CDS encoding type II toxin-antitoxin system VapC family toxin has translation MIVDTSALIAILRNEPAAPACIAALASSTSTSMSAGTFIEASVVVDANRDPVLSARFDELVAEAGIEIVPIDAALARIARAAYRDYGKGSGHPARLNLGDCFAYALARSRSEPLLCIGDDFRQTDLRMALEPSS, from the coding sequence GTGATCGTCGACACGTCGGCGCTCATCGCGATCCTCCGGAACGAGCCCGCCGCGCCGGCCTGCATCGCCGCGCTCGCGTCCTCGACCAGCACGTCCATGTCGGCCGGCACGTTCATCGAGGCATCCGTCGTCGTCGACGCGAACCGCGACCCCGTGCTCAGCGCACGCTTCGACGAACTCGTCGCCGAGGCCGGCATCGAGATCGTGCCGATCGACGCCGCGCTCGCGCGCATCGCCCGCGCCGCGTATCGCGACTACGGAAAGGGCAGTGGCCACCCGGCGCGCCTCAACCTTGGCGACTGCTTCGCCTATGCACTCGCGCGCTCGCGCAGCGAACCGCTGCTCTGCATCGGCGACGACTTCCGTCAGACAGACCTGCGAATGGCGCTCGAACCATCCTCCTGA